The Tamandua tetradactyla isolate mTamTet1 chromosome 23, mTamTet1.pri, whole genome shotgun sequence genome includes a window with the following:
- the LOC143667233 gene encoding L-lactate dehydrogenase B chain-like, giving the protein MATLKEKLIAPVAEEEGTVPNNKITVVGVGQVGMACAISILGKLADELALLDVLENKLKGEMMDLQHGSLFLQTPKIVADKDYSVTANSKIVVVTAGVHQQEGESRLNLVQRNVNVFKFIIPQIVKYSPDCIIIVVSNPVDILTCVTWKLSGLHKHRVIGSGCNLDSARFRYLMAEKLGIHPSSCHGWILGEHGDSSVAVWSGVNVAGVPLQELNPEMGTDNDSENWKEVHKMVVESAYEVIKLKGYTNWAIGLSVADLIESMFKNLSRIHPVSTMVKGVYGIENEVFLSLPCILNAWGLTSVINQKLKDDEVAQLKKSADTLWDIQKDLKDL; this is encoded by the coding sequence ATGGCCACTCTTAAGGAAAAACTGATTGCACCAGTTGCAGAAGAAGAGGGAACAGTCCCAAACAATAAGATCACTGTAGTGGGTGTTGGACAAGTTGGAATGGCATGTGCCATCAGCATTCTTGGAAAGTTGGCTGATGAACTTGCCCTTTTGGATGTTTTGGAAAATAAACTCAAAGGAGAAATGATGGATCTGCAGCATGGAAGCTTGTTTCTTCagacacctaaaattgtggcagaTAAAGATTACTCTGTGACAGCTAATTCAAAGATTGTGGTGGTAACTGCAGGAGTCCATCAGCAGGAGGGGGAGAGTCGCCTCAACTTGGttcaaagaaatgtaaatgtcTTCAAATTCATTATTCCTCAGATCGTCAAGTACAGTCCCGATTGCATTATAATTGTGGTTTCCAACCCAGTGGATATTCTAACATGTGTTACCTGGAAACTAAGTGGATTACACAAGCACCGTGTGATTGGAAGTGGGTGCAATCTGGATTCTGCTAGATTTCGTTATCTTATGGCTGAAAAACTTGGCATTCATCCCAGCAGTTGCCATGGATGGATTTTGGGAGAACATGGAGACTCAAGCGTGGCTGTATGGAGTGGAGTGAATGTGGCAGGAGTTCCTCTCCAGGAGCTGAACCCAGAAATGGGAACAGACAATGACAGTGAAAATTGGAAGGAAGTGCATAAGATGGTTGTTGAAAGTGCCTATGAAGTCATCAAGCTAAAAGGATATACCAACTGGGCTATTGGCTTAAGTGTGGCTGATCTGATTGAATCCATGTTCAAAAATCTATCCAGGATTCATCCAGTGTCAACAATGGTGAAGGGGGTGTATGGCATAGAGAACGAAGTCTTCTTAAGCCTTCCGTGTATCCTGAATGCTTGGGGATTAACCAGTGTTatcaaccagaagctgaaggatGATGAAGTTGCTCAACTCAAGAAGAGTGCAGATACCCTCTGGGACATCCAGAAGGACCTGAAGGATCTGTGA